The genomic stretch TTTTTTGCAAAGGGCTCATAGACAAAAACGATTCTCGAACAGAGTAGGCAAAAAGGTGCCTCCTTCAATTCGGGCTAACCGTCAATTAGAAAACCGAGTAGCAAGAGAACTCTGTCTTTTGTATCCAGTAAATGCCATTGTCTACGAAGTAGTTAAGGCTAGAGGAAATAAAGGTTTTTCTCCTGTGATGGTAGGCCAATATTGGGCAATATCTCAGCTAGAAAAAATCGCCCCAGTGGCTCAGAAACAAGGCTGGGAAACCGCTTTAAAGAGAGAAGCGTATTTGACTAGTTAAAGACAAAGCTGACAAAAGTAGGCTTACAGTCAATACTCATGCAGTAGATGGAATAGCTTTAGCTGCTACCCATTTCTTCCGACGCAGAAATTACTATTACCGCAACGGCCAATTGAGTGTCCCACAAAACTGTACTGTAACTAACTCTTTGTTTTCCGTGATTAGACGAGCACCTATAAGTCGTCGTCAGTTACACCTATTACAGTTTTCCAAAGGTGGAAAACGACGCAAATACGGAGGAACGACTACTAGTCATGGTTTTCGTAAAGGGGACTACGTTGAAGCTCTCAAAGCCGGTACGACCTACCGAGGTTGGGTGAGCGGCGATACGGCAAGACAAGTTTCTGTTAGCGATATCAACTGGAAAAGACTCGGACAATTTACCGCCCGGAAAGTCCGACTTTTAAAACGTTCAACGGGCTTAATCGTAAACCACTAATTGGAGGCGCGGCTTTCCTCCCCATCCGTATAGGAATGGGGAGGAAAGCCGCGAAGAATTGATGAAAAATAACAACAGGAGTAAAGGAAGGTAAATCATGCCAGATTTAATGGCATGCTAAAACCACAGCCTTAGAGCCCTTGGTGTTAGCACCCTTGGTGAAGAACTACTCCTATGCTAGCCCAATCACTCTGACGGGGTGACAAACAGCCTTAAAAGCCTTACTGGGTGTGGGGTGTGGGGTGACGGGTGTAGGGGAAGATCAGGAGCTGGCTACGTTGCTAGGGACGGTTGAATCAGGTATATGACCGATTGTTATCGCACCGGCTCACTCCAAATTCCCTGTCTTGATGCAAAGCGCGAGTGGGGGAAACCACGGCAGTCGCTCATGGGGGGAACCCCCAAGACCGCGCTGCCTCCCCAAGACCGCGCTGCATCGCTTCTATTTTCCCCACCCCCCACACCCCACACCCCACACCCTGTATACTTTTTAGCCTTGTTGTCACCCCCTCAGCCAATCACTCCCCTATCGGGTAATATGTGAGGCTCCTGTGGGGTGAATAGTGTCAAAGAGATGATATATATCTCATCACTTCTGGAGTCGCATCAAACCACTCACCATAAATCCTAAGATGTTGGAACTTCCTGTGAAAATCGGTTTCCATCTTAGCACTTCCTGGGATAATTTTTATTAGTTCTAAAGTCGTTACACTCTTAGTTTCAAGCCCTCTAATCTTACCATTGGGGTTAGTAGTGTAACCGATCCGAATAGCATTGCGTCCCTTGTCTAAGATAAAGTAAAGCCTAGCTGGATTGTCTTCCTCAGGGCTGGATAGGCAGCTTTGTACTAAAATCCCTGTGGCTTTGTGCAACCGAATAAAGGTTTGAGCGTCACTAGCGTATTCTGGAAGCTTAGAACGCTCTACGGCCATGGTCATATAACGCAATGCAGCTGCGTGTCTTCCCTCAGACGCTTCATCCACAGCTAGGGCTAGCAGGTCATAGGGTGAGCATTGACGAAAATTACTCATTATTGTTGTAGTTGGGCTGAGCAATACCTTATTTGTATGCTAGGAATTGGTAATAATACCACACTTCATTACCTTGTGTCAAGCAAAATTTGGGAAATCTGATCTGTGCTTTGTGCAAAAGGCGCGTTTATTCAAAATACTCCTCAACTGCTCATCAATCCGGAATCTGAAAGTTAATCTCCCGCTTGGTAAAGGGCAAATCTTGATTAATAGCCTCAATTTCCTCAAGTTCCATTAGGTTAACCTCATCGATATAGTTTTGAAAAATCCGGTCAAAGCGTTTATCATAGAATCGATGAACACTATAGTTAGCAGTTGCTGGGAAACCACGACGCTTCTTGTGACGCCCACCAGCACCAGGGTCAAACATGGTTATGCCCTGGCTGATGGCCCACTCAATCGGTGCATAGTAACAGGCTTCAAAATGTAAGCAGTCAAATTCTTCAAAACAGCCCCAATAACGACCATACAGATGATTCCCCTTATTTATACAAAAGGACATTCCCACTGGTTTTTGGTCATCCTCCTCCCGGTAAGCAGCAATTAGTACCACTCGCTGACGGTAGTTAGGATACAATTGCTTAAAAAACTGGCGCGTGAGATATTTGCTACCCCACATAAATTTATCGCAGGTGCTGCTGTAGAAGCTGTAGATTAACGGAAACAAGGATTTTTGAATCTCATCCCCCGTTAAGATTTTCAGGGTCAGACCTGCTTTGGCTACAGCCTTGCGTTCTCGTTTAATATTGCGGCGTTGATTGGCATTAAAGACCTTGAGGTAATCCTCAAAACTGCTAAAGCCTTGGTTTTGCCAAATATAGCTGTGATGTAGCCAGCCCTTAAAACCATTGCGTTCAATTACTGGTCGCCAATCGGGGTCAACAAACAAGAAGTGACAACCAGACAGATGATTGCGATCGCAAAAATGATCGATAGCACTTACCATGATCTGTGTCAGCTCATCTTCATCTTCTCCCGGTGCCATCAAAAACCGATAGCCTACCGCTGGGGTAAATGGTGTCATCCCCAATAACTTCGGATAGTAGGAAATACCCAAGCGAT from Moorena sp. SIOASIH encodes the following:
- a CDS encoding GIY-YIG nuclease family protein, giving the protein MSNFRQCSPYDLLALAVDEASEGRHAAALRYMTMAVERSKLPEYASDAQTFIRLHKATGILVQSCLSSPEEDNPARLYFILDKGRNAIRIGYTTNPNGKIRGLETKSVTTLELIKIIPGSAKMETDFHRKFQHLRIYGEWFDATPEVMRYISSL
- a CDS encoding GNAT family N-acetyltransferase, with the protein product MVQQPSLDYSVIWVNRMADIPQSAWDDLAQPLLTPFLEWEWLNTIETSGSATAKTGWLPNHLTVWRDRQLIAAAPMYVKGHSYGEFVFDQQWADLSYRLGISYYPKLLGMTPFTPAVGYRFLMAPGEDEDELTQIMVSAIDHFCDRNHLSGCHFLFVDPDWRPVIERNGFKGWLHHSYIWQNQGFSSFEDYLKVFNANQRRNIKRERKAVAKAGLTLKILTGDEIQKSLFPLIYSFYSSTCDKFMWGSKYLTRQFFKQLYPNYRQRVVLIAAYREEDDQKPVGMSFCINKGNHLYGRYWGCFEEFDCLHFEACYYAPIEWAISQGITMFDPGAGGRHKKRRGFPATANYSVHRFYDKRFDRIFQNYIDEVNLMELEEIEAINQDLPFTKREINFQIPD